A region from the Alosa alosa isolate M-15738 ecotype Scorff River chromosome 7, AALO_Geno_1.1, whole genome shotgun sequence genome encodes:
- the LOC125296995 gene encoding zona pellucida sperm-binding protein 4 yields MLQIPLQALMSKHPVSAAGGPMLYYPPAPFPVTACPPHSQLTCTGYPHPGYDSLTSTTTIAPQTEHPSQGLSLLGPPAVVPSSGTKGQSSTDLWDAEISGPPKVPPGLSPVLSCTVDRLVVSLPSANLDSIQLREAGNSWVSVASTLPHCRYDVKSDLRGALLSSPLPACHSRQPDNPSILSLPVRFWDVVLGRYRYLNLLCPVTSLPPTTTTAAPTTPPTTTTTMDSGQWTLLPPIPTDLPSPVPKPEVLCSSQHMTVAPPPGPVSAIMVKDLDGNEVKLEDAPVHCGYKVSMGKSSHITIVLPYDSCHVTIKGNRHRVVLRYQLWDGRSAEAQLSCPLPTPPTGPQCDVPSEIACTPDPVSASQCHMLGCCHCPATGACYYPMDECTEDGHFVFSVPSTIMSPPLNPAMLIAGGNASCPPWRATPEYALFKFPLDGCGTHKFEVGESVIYMVEILNTVQAISLNYGTITRESPVRVLVECRYLPGAVVSVGYLVKRPSLGPAIQAQGVFGVQLRIAEDHTYTSYHPQYHRPLGLLLGKPLYLEVRLLNPPDSDLVLLVHYCVAYPRSAHATWVLIYDGCPNPLDPVPQVYPTPPLPDAPSQTRRFTVSTFQFLTNENREDAPDPSHSDEEIYFMCSTEVCSPSDGPCVEGCFSDPSKDDTKH; encoded by the exons ATGCTACAAATACCCCTGCAAGCCCTCATGTCCAAACACCCGGTCAGTGCTGCTGGGGGTCCCATGTTGTACTACCCTCCGGCTCCGTTTCCGGTCACTGCCTGTCCACCGCACTCCCAGCTGACGTGTACCGGTTATCCACACCCCGGCTATGACTCGCTCACCTCAACGACTACCATAGCGCCTCAAACGGAGCATCCTAGCCAGGGATTGTCTCTGTTGGGGCCGCCAGCCGTCGTACCATCCAGTGGTACCAAAGGCCAGTCCTCCACTGATCTGTGGGATGCTGAGATATCTGGGCCCCCCAAAGTACCACCTGGCCTGTCTCCCGTCCTCTCCTGCACTGTGGATCGCCTGGTCGTTTCCCTGCCTAGCGCCAACCTCGACTCCATCCAGCTCAGAG AGGCCGGAAACTCCTGGGTGTCGGTGGCCTCCACTCTGCCTCACTGCCGTTATGATGTGAAGTCCGACCTGAGGGGGGCgctgctgtcctctcctctccccgccTGCCACTCCCGACAACCC GACAACCCCTCCATCCTGTCACTGCCTGTGAGGTTCTGGGATGTTGTGCTCGGCCGTTACCGTTACTTGAACCTGCTGTGCCCCGTCACAAGCCTAccgcccaccaccaccacggctGCACCAACCACCccgcccaccaccaccaccacaatggACTCTGGTCAATGGACTCTGCTCCCTCCCATCCCGACCGATTTGCCCTCCCCCGTCCCGAAGCCAGAGGTGCTGTGCTCCTCCCAGCACATGACTGTAGCGCCTCCCCCTGGGCCGGTGTCTGCTATAATGGTCAAGG acCTGGATGGGAATGAGGTGAAACTGGAGGATGCCCCAGTTCATTGTGGGTACAAAGTGAGCATGGGCAAAAGCAGCCACATCACCATCGTCCTGCCCTACGACTCCTGTCATGTGACGATCAAG GGGAATCGGCACAGGGTGGTGTTGAGATATCAGCTGTGGGATGGACGCAGCGCCGAGGCCCAGCTTTCCTGCCCTCTCCCTACGCCTCCCACAGGACCAC aGTGTGATGTGCCCAGTGAGATAGCCTGTACTCCAGACCCAGTGTCTGCCTCACAGTGCCACATGCTGGGCTGCTGCCACTGCCCTGCCACCGGAGCCTGCTACTACCCCATGGACG AGTGCACGGAGGACGGCCATTTTGTTTTCTCGGTCCCCTCCACCATCATGAGCCCTCCTCTCAACCCCGCCATGCTCATCGCCGGCGGCAACGCGTCCTGCCCCCCCTGGCGAGCCACCCCCGAGTACGCCCTGTTCAAGTTTCCGCTGGACGGGTGTGGGACCCACAAGTTT GAAGTGGGGGAGTCGGTGATCTACATGGTGGAAATTCTGAACACAGTTCAGGCCATCTCGTTAAACTATGGCACCATCACACGGGAGTCTCCAGTAAG ggTGCTGGTGGAATGCAGGTATCTCCCCGGGGCAGTGGTCAGTGTGGGCTACCTGGTGAAGAGGCCGTCCCTCGGCCCGGCCATCCAAGCCCAGGGTGTGTTCGGTGTCCAGCTCAGGATTGCTGAAG ACCACACGTACACGTCCTACCACCCTCAGTACCACCGGCCCCTGGGCCTGCTGCTGGGGAAGCCCCTGTACCTGGAGGTGCGGCTGCTCAACCCCCCCGACTCCgacctggtgctgctggtgcactACTGCGTGGCCTACCCTCGCTCGGCACACGCCACCTGGGTGCTCATCTACGACGG GTGCCCAAACCCACTGGATCCTGTGCCCCAAGTCTACCCGACTCCTCCCCTTCCTGACGCGCCCAGTCAAACCCGCAGGTTCACAGTCTCCACCTTCCAGTTCCTGACCAATGAGAATAGGGAGGATGCACCAGACCCCTCCCACTCAGACGAAGAG ATCTACTTCATGTGCTCCACCGAGGTCTGCTCTCCCTCAGACGGGCCGTGCGTGGAGGGATGCTTCAGCG ACCCGTCTAAAGACGACACCAAAcactaa